One window of Microbacterium sp. Root61 genomic DNA carries:
- a CDS encoding nitroreductase family protein has translation MKINASRPKQAAKRVAQAGRLSVHAFRDNARFWRYSALSTYDSGYEQLVGRIMYNVHALEKGLAQTDDWRPGRGRKALRNLNDALVVYTQRGFDESSFAFTQGLSILQRYRERHATHEDAIGFLAEIVDPAFLTPPSAASYGAAGVKSVRRADKASNATKGFFDLAQGRSSVRDFSGAPIATEQVTNALRNAEKTPSVCNRQGWRVYWTEDKDLARQVLTHQRGFSYRQMPEVLLAVTVSNSVFISPVERNQGFIDGGLYAMSVLYGLEAEGLAAVPLNACLYARDRDAVQRLLSIDPSEEIIMFIAIGDHPEETIVPVSDRRPTETYLRVR, from the coding sequence GTGAAGATCAATGCGAGCAGGCCGAAGCAGGCAGCAAAGCGAGTAGCTCAGGCCGGAAGGCTGAGCGTTCACGCCTTCCGGGACAACGCGCGCTTCTGGCGCTACTCCGCATTGTCCACGTACGACTCCGGCTACGAGCAACTCGTCGGACGCATCATGTACAACGTTCATGCGTTGGAGAAGGGGCTCGCGCAGACGGACGACTGGCGGCCGGGTCGGGGACGCAAGGCACTGCGCAATCTCAACGATGCGCTCGTGGTCTACACGCAGCGCGGGTTCGATGAGTCTTCGTTCGCTTTTACGCAAGGGCTGTCGATTCTGCAGCGCTACCGCGAGCGGCACGCCACCCACGAGGACGCCATTGGGTTTCTCGCAGAGATCGTCGACCCTGCATTCCTCACACCGCCATCCGCGGCAAGCTACGGAGCGGCAGGGGTGAAGTCCGTCCGACGAGCCGACAAAGCGAGCAATGCGACGAAGGGATTCTTCGACCTTGCGCAAGGACGTTCCAGTGTTCGGGACTTCTCCGGAGCACCGATCGCGACCGAGCAAGTGACCAACGCTTTGCGGAACGCGGAGAAGACGCCGTCTGTGTGCAATCGACAGGGATGGCGCGTCTATTGGACCGAGGACAAGGACTTGGCTCGGCAGGTTCTCACACATCAGCGCGGCTTCAGCTACCGGCAGATGCCAGAAGTATTGCTGGCCGTCACCGTGTCGAACAGTGTCTTCATCAGCCCGGTCGAGCGCAATCAGGGATTCATCGACGGAGGGCTCTACGCGATGTCGGTGCTCTATGGGCTGGAGGCGGAGGGACTTGCGGCGGTACCACTCAATGCGTGCCTCTACGCACGCGATCGCGACGCGGTGCAGCGATTGCTCTCCATCGATCCGTCCGAGGAAATTATCATGTTCATCGCGATCGGGGACCACCCCGAGGAGACGATCGTCCCCGTTTCGGACCGTCGACCTACAGAAACATACCTGCGGGTGCGCTAG
- a CDS encoding polysaccharide pyruvyl transferase family protein: MSMQRIYNYGSSLQAYALRRLIEGVQPAAEVGFIDYEPGTPLISAEAEPSKPQGRIRRILSKLREYGDVDAKLRDKLRFFNHKRTYAVKYFPAIGITADRNRDLGIDLQVIGSDEVFNCVQSNINVGYSRDLFGHNSPAQRVVSYAGSFGNTTLAKIDAAGIREQLADDFSEFAAISVRDRNSAHVVESLTGRAAEIHLDPTLVYDFASDPLIPTARQHPGKYVIVYGYSGRLTADENAAVRRYADSIHARVLAFGGLQSSADEFVDCDPFTLLAYFRDASAVITDTFHGTIFSIINEVPFAAIIRTSSGHGYGNEEKLGFLLDILELGDRALRGDDELAGLLDRPIDYTETRLIREREQVRSIDYLSSVLSRSDVEQSR; this comes from the coding sequence ATGTCGATGCAACGGATCTACAACTATGGTTCGTCGTTGCAGGCTTATGCGCTGCGGCGCCTTATCGAAGGCGTCCAGCCCGCGGCCGAGGTGGGCTTCATCGACTACGAGCCCGGCACGCCGTTGATCAGCGCGGAGGCAGAGCCCTCGAAGCCGCAGGGCCGAATCCGGCGGATCCTGTCGAAGCTTCGCGAGTATGGCGATGTCGACGCCAAGCTGAGAGACAAGCTTCGGTTCTTCAACCACAAGCGCACCTACGCGGTGAAGTACTTCCCCGCCATCGGCATCACGGCCGATCGCAATCGCGATCTCGGAATCGACCTGCAAGTCATCGGCAGTGACGAGGTCTTCAACTGCGTGCAGAGCAACATCAACGTCGGGTATTCGCGCGACCTCTTCGGACACAACTCCCCCGCTCAACGTGTGGTGTCGTACGCGGGTTCTTTCGGCAACACCACGTTGGCGAAGATCGATGCCGCCGGCATCCGCGAGCAACTCGCAGACGACTTCTCGGAGTTCGCCGCGATCTCCGTCCGCGACCGAAATTCGGCGCACGTCGTCGAGTCGCTCACCGGACGGGCCGCTGAGATCCATCTCGATCCCACGCTGGTTTATGACTTCGCCTCTGACCCGCTCATCCCCACCGCTCGCCAGCATCCCGGCAAGTACGTCATCGTGTATGGGTATTCAGGCCGACTCACCGCTGACGAGAACGCTGCCGTGCGCCGCTATGCCGACAGCATCCACGCTCGCGTGCTCGCCTTCGGCGGGTTGCAGTCATCCGCGGACGAGTTCGTGGATTGTGATCCGTTCACGCTTCTCGCCTATTTCCGCGACGCGTCTGCGGTCATCACAGACACCTTCCACGGCACGATCTTCTCGATCATCAACGAGGTGCCGTTCGCGGCGATCATCCGCACGAGCTCCGGACACGGGTACGGGAACGAGGAGAAGCTGGGATTCCTCCTGGACATCCTCGAGTTGGGCGACCGTGCGCTGCGAGGCGATGACGAGTTGGCCGGCCTCCTCGATCGACCGATCGACTACACCGAAACCCGGTTGATCAGGGAGCGCGAGCAGGTCCGATCCATCGACTATCTGTCGAGTGTGTTGTCGCGGTCAGACGTGGAGCAGAGCCGGTGA
- a CDS encoding WecB/TagA/CpsF family glycosyltransferase yields MEVTPLSASETAAIVLECARAGEGIVIGNLNLHGAYVFHTNPEFREFCESSDLVLVDGAPIAWAGRIPTTLRVGSTDWIDVLMPIAGGLRILAIGGTPDSSRRAELHMREHFPDADWTGVDGYRGTEMGSELRAKIAQAQVVLVGMGMPLQERWLLQHRDLLEGKVVANVGGCFDYYAGVQHLAPRWMGRFGIEWLYRLARAPRRLANRYLMEPFKLAGVLILRRAESRRAAAES; encoded by the coding sequence GTGGAGGTGACGCCGCTTTCAGCGAGTGAGACGGCCGCGATCGTGCTGGAATGCGCGCGTGCGGGCGAGGGCATCGTGATCGGCAATCTCAACCTCCATGGCGCATACGTCTTTCATACGAATCCGGAGTTCCGCGAGTTCTGCGAGTCCAGCGACCTCGTTCTGGTGGATGGTGCGCCGATCGCTTGGGCCGGCCGGATCCCGACGACCCTGCGGGTGGGAAGCACTGACTGGATCGACGTTCTGATGCCGATTGCCGGCGGGCTTCGGATCCTTGCGATCGGTGGTACCCCGGACTCGTCTCGCCGGGCAGAGCTCCACATGCGCGAGCACTTTCCCGACGCCGATTGGACAGGTGTCGACGGCTACCGAGGGACGGAGATGGGCAGCGAGTTGCGGGCCAAGATCGCCCAGGCGCAGGTTGTCCTCGTCGGGATGGGAATGCCCCTGCAGGAGCGCTGGCTCCTGCAGCATCGCGACCTGCTGGAGGGAAAGGTCGTCGCGAACGTGGGCGGCTGCTTCGACTACTACGCGGGCGTGCAGCATCTCGCGCCGCGCTGGATGGGACGCTTCGGCATCGAATGGCTGTATCGACTCGCGCGAGCTCCGCGGAGACTGGCCAATCGCTATCTGATGGAGCCCTTCAAGCTCGCTGGAGTGCTGATCCTGCGGCGTGCGGAAAGCCGCCGTGCTGCGGCAGAGAGCTGA
- a CDS encoding O-antigen ligase family protein, translated as MAAAIVGVKSPIAALPLRPWHVLVLIACVVALNSAYRVSRDRGYGTVRVTAIDVAFVLLIVVSAAVELHNGYYLHYGAILNGLIEPIFWFLTYFAARTAITDVASAVAALKAFVLPIFIAAPISFAQALRFAPVLDLTVSIVSGEGFASAVEDGRLLRAAGLVGGWTSFGAYVSGVFAAALALLIMAKERGTRSDLYPFLVIGLCIASLLTTLTFSTTIAFVVILLGTLRRLGIRPGMLAALCVAGFAAAAIFGALISERIGQQFDGRTRFVEWIPEWVPNTIGYRAYVWIGQTVPTILERPVTGWGSKVYDATFGRSDALDPDRTVPTGLVWTSPESQWFATLMTSGIVGLVPLVLLLIAIAVVLWRGLKNRGSSWIATPVWWLFLANVAIGFTAISFTNKGLPGAFWPLVGIVAALSIPRRSNTDPESQPLPSRPRNASVMAAQTRIASHRQSTD; from the coding sequence ATGGCAGCGGCCATCGTCGGAGTGAAGTCGCCAATAGCCGCCCTTCCACTACGCCCTTGGCACGTCCTGGTTCTTATCGCGTGTGTGGTGGCGCTGAACTCGGCATACCGAGTATCAAGGGACCGCGGGTACGGCACGGTCCGAGTCACAGCGATAGATGTCGCGTTCGTTCTGCTCATAGTTGTCTCCGCTGCGGTCGAACTGCACAACGGTTACTACCTTCACTATGGCGCGATCCTGAACGGGCTCATCGAGCCGATCTTCTGGTTCCTCACCTATTTTGCTGCCCGAACCGCAATCACCGACGTAGCTTCGGCCGTCGCAGCATTGAAGGCGTTCGTGTTGCCCATTTTCATCGCCGCACCGATCAGTTTCGCTCAGGCCCTTCGCTTCGCGCCCGTCCTCGATCTCACTGTCTCGATCGTCAGTGGCGAAGGGTTCGCGAGCGCGGTCGAAGACGGCCGTCTTCTGCGAGCGGCCGGTCTGGTCGGTGGATGGACGTCATTCGGGGCATACGTGTCCGGGGTATTCGCGGCCGCGCTGGCGTTGCTCATCATGGCCAAGGAACGCGGGACGCGTTCAGACCTCTATCCGTTCCTCGTCATCGGACTCTGCATCGCATCGTTGCTGACGACACTCACGTTCAGCACGACAATTGCCTTCGTGGTGATCCTGCTGGGAACACTCCGCCGATTGGGAATTCGCCCTGGCATGCTCGCCGCGCTGTGCGTCGCTGGCTTTGCCGCTGCCGCGATATTCGGCGCTCTCATCAGCGAGCGGATCGGTCAACAGTTCGACGGTCGCACACGCTTCGTTGAGTGGATACCCGAGTGGGTCCCTAACACGATCGGCTACAGGGCGTACGTGTGGATCGGGCAGACCGTGCCGACGATTCTTGAGCGCCCGGTCACCGGCTGGGGCTCCAAGGTCTACGACGCGACATTCGGCCGATCAGATGCGCTTGATCCCGATCGGACGGTTCCCACTGGATTGGTGTGGACATCCCCGGAATCGCAATGGTTCGCGACGCTCATGACGAGCGGAATTGTCGGCCTCGTCCCGTTGGTACTGCTCCTGATCGCGATCGCCGTTGTACTGTGGCGCGGGCTGAAGAACAGGGGTTCGAGTTGGATCGCTACCCCCGTGTGGTGGCTGTTTCTCGCAAACGTGGCCATCGGCTTCACTGCAATCAGCTTCACCAACAAAGGCCTGCCGGGCGCATTCTGGCCGCTGGTGGGTATTGTCGCGGCCCTCAGCATTCCAAGAAGATCCAACACCGACCCCGAGAGTCAACCGCTCCCGAGTCGGCCTCGGAATGCAAGCGTCATGGCCGCACAGACTCGCATAGCTAGCCACCGGCAATCAACTGACTAG
- a CDS encoding lipopolysaccharide biosynthesis protein has translation MTDGTGAHGGLGRSAARGVLVTSSGQVARLVLQVLGVVILSRMLDPSDFGALAMIAALVAVGQAIRDFGLSNAAIQAPELSNQQRTNLFWLNTGFGLISAAALFFCAPLIAAFYSSPILTPITQALAITFVLNGLMTQSRAHLARQLRFSALMITDVVPAVLGLGIAVGLAAIGAGAWALVAQQIAIAFFALVLSALFDRWIPGLPRKAPGMRYFLKYGGFLTLAQIVASISRNADYVILGYRFGPTATGYYNRAFELVINPLNQVNAPSSKVAVPVLSRLQDDPERFNEFLLAGQKAMLVVLVPILSAAAVVASPLILLVLGDTWGASAALLQILVIAGICRVASYASYWIALSRGATSVSLWVNLVSAPVLVGCIALGSIWGVEGVAWGFAAGTALSWFIGLIWYSKAADAPGWRMLTSALIVFLANLVPAAAGTWAVTASDHLPLFVQLVIGIVTYGITWGVLTWLVPPFRKDLRTVVGIARLIAPARR, from the coding sequence ATGACTGACGGAACGGGGGCGCATGGCGGCCTCGGCCGTTCTGCGGCCCGCGGCGTCTTGGTCACCAGCAGCGGCCAGGTCGCGAGACTAGTCCTACAAGTTCTCGGCGTCGTGATCCTGTCGAGGATGCTTGACCCAAGCGACTTTGGTGCGCTCGCGATGATCGCGGCTCTGGTCGCTGTCGGTCAGGCCATTCGGGACTTTGGGCTATCCAATGCCGCGATCCAGGCTCCGGAGCTCAGCAACCAGCAGCGAACCAATCTGTTCTGGCTGAACACCGGCTTCGGTCTGATCAGCGCCGCGGCCCTCTTCTTTTGCGCACCCCTGATTGCGGCGTTCTACTCTTCGCCGATACTGACGCCCATCACGCAGGCTCTAGCAATCACCTTTGTTCTCAACGGGCTCATGACACAGTCCCGAGCCCACCTCGCGCGCCAATTGAGATTCAGTGCGCTCATGATCACGGATGTTGTACCTGCCGTGCTGGGCCTGGGAATCGCCGTGGGTTTGGCCGCCATCGGCGCAGGCGCCTGGGCCCTCGTCGCGCAACAGATCGCGATCGCGTTCTTCGCCCTCGTCTTGTCCGCGCTGTTCGATCGCTGGATTCCCGGGCTGCCTCGAAAAGCTCCGGGGATGCGGTACTTCCTCAAGTACGGCGGATTCCTTACGCTCGCTCAGATCGTCGCATCCATCAGCCGCAATGCCGACTACGTGATCCTCGGATATCGTTTCGGCCCTACGGCAACCGGCTACTACAATCGCGCGTTTGAACTGGTCATTAATCCGCTGAATCAAGTGAACGCGCCCTCGAGCAAGGTCGCGGTCCCCGTGTTGTCTCGTCTCCAGGACGATCCCGAGAGATTCAATGAGTTCTTGCTCGCCGGCCAGAAGGCCATGCTCGTCGTCCTCGTCCCCATACTGTCCGCAGCCGCTGTCGTCGCGTCCCCTCTGATCCTCCTGGTTCTAGGTGATACATGGGGGGCTAGCGCGGCGCTTCTTCAGATCCTGGTCATTGCGGGTATCTGCCGTGTTGCGAGCTACGCGTCGTACTGGATCGCTTTGTCGCGAGGCGCAACCTCCGTCAGCCTGTGGGTGAACCTCGTGTCAGCCCCGGTTCTCGTGGGGTGCATCGCGTTGGGATCCATCTGGGGCGTCGAGGGAGTTGCGTGGGGGTTCGCCGCGGGCACGGCGTTGTCCTGGTTCATCGGTTTGATTTGGTACAGCAAAGCGGCCGACGCCCCCGGGTGGCGGATGCTGACCAGTGCACTGATCGTGTTTCTCGCCAATCTGGTTCCCGCCGCCGCAGGAACGTGGGCGGTCACGGCCAGCGATCATCTTCCTCTCTTCGTTCAACTCGTCATTGGTATCGTGACCTACGGGATCACATGGGGCGTGCTGACGTGGCTGGTCCCGCCATTCCGCAAAGACCTGCGCACCGTGGTCGGCATCGCGCGCCTGATCGCGCCGGCGCGACGCTAG
- a CDS encoding polysaccharide pyruvyl transferase family protein, translating into MGDEAMYQAFTLHAPGPVTVVHHSGADLLVPASDLGAHDVVLTGLVYGRGIRQHLKALREFLTLVSTARHFAVIGADMMDGIYNERAAARRFRLAAIAAELGVESRILGFSWVDEPAALAKRALRRSPAAVALLARDPVSARRLRRDGGRSVHEVADLAFLTKPADVLTAAGVEEWLDSQAALARPVVLVNANPRIAVKYPGQDRAYTDLVRTLVEAGYACLALAHDARHGDDGEPAYLRSLLSEFADSDRVFVTPGVVLPGEVSLIASRCVLAVSGRMHLVILAAVGGTPTVGLEYQDKFEGLYGYFGYDLRVPAGDVRTELPRAVFAALDGQEGLREQLVASSPTLRELATKNLPA; encoded by the coding sequence GTGGGCGACGAAGCCATGTATCAGGCATTCACTTTGCATGCGCCGGGGCCGGTCACGGTGGTTCACCACAGTGGCGCCGACCTACTCGTTCCCGCGAGCGACCTTGGAGCGCATGATGTCGTCCTGACCGGCCTCGTCTACGGACGAGGGATCCGCCAGCATCTCAAGGCATTGCGCGAGTTCCTCACGCTCGTGTCGACAGCGCGACACTTCGCGGTCATCGGCGCGGACATGATGGATGGGATCTACAACGAACGCGCAGCTGCCCGGCGGTTCCGCCTGGCAGCCATCGCTGCCGAGCTCGGTGTGGAATCGCGCATCCTTGGCTTTAGCTGGGTCGATGAGCCGGCTGCCCTCGCGAAGCGCGCACTACGCCGCAGCCCCGCAGCTGTGGCGTTGCTGGCTCGCGACCCGGTTTCGGCCCGCCGCCTTCGACGAGATGGGGGGCGCTCCGTACATGAGGTCGCGGACCTCGCGTTCCTCACAAAACCAGCCGATGTGTTGACCGCCGCAGGGGTGGAGGAATGGCTCGACTCCCAGGCCGCACTCGCTCGGCCAGTCGTGCTGGTAAACGCGAATCCCCGCATCGCGGTGAAGTACCCAGGCCAAGATAGGGCCTACACCGACCTCGTGCGCACACTAGTGGAAGCTGGATATGCCTGCCTCGCGTTAGCACACGACGCTCGGCATGGAGACGATGGCGAGCCTGCCTATCTTCGCTCGTTGCTCAGCGAGTTCGCGGACTCAGATCGCGTCTTTGTGACTCCCGGAGTCGTTCTTCCTGGTGAAGTGTCTCTCATTGCCTCACGCTGCGTACTCGCCGTATCCGGACGAATGCACCTAGTGATCCTGGCCGCTGTCGGGGGGACTCCTACCGTGGGGCTGGAATATCAGGACAAGTTTGAGGGGCTGTACGGCTATTTCGGCTACGACCTCCGCGTACCTGCGGGCGACGTACGGACCGAGCTTCCGAGAGCCGTATTCGCCGCATTGGACGGCCAGGAAGGCCTCCGTGAACAGCTCGTCGCATCGTCGCCTACCCTTCGTGAACTGGCAACGAAGAATCTCCCCGCATGA
- a CDS encoding glycosyltransferase, producing MRYAPSDVEYSYFTWRRALLGSFDVFHVHWPEILVRSRSGFRGFIRRFLFRLFLLKLKIRRIPVVRTVHNLEPHRAVAHAEAELLVELDRLVRRYVVMSDCASGLQGADSVVIPHGDFIEVLGANARARRVGGRVLLFGRIEPYKGVIDLIRAARGITSPDVEVRIVGAANATMLKEIDDELRLNGDQGARITLDLRTVSDEEMVIEMTQADLIALPYRDAGNGNSGVAMVALSLDRPVLVYQSCIMERLAEETGPEWVHLMDQPISGPQIESALARVAELDSDSRPPLVGRDWKSVASAYADVFRAVAGKN from the coding sequence GTGCGCTACGCTCCCTCAGATGTCGAGTACTCGTACTTCACGTGGCGACGCGCTTTGCTTGGCAGCTTTGACGTCTTTCACGTGCACTGGCCTGAGATTCTGGTGCGGAGCCGCTCGGGCTTCAGAGGGTTCATTCGTCGCTTCCTTTTCCGCCTTTTCCTGCTAAAACTCAAGATCAGACGCATCCCCGTCGTTCGGACGGTTCACAATCTGGAACCGCATCGCGCTGTCGCTCATGCGGAGGCGGAGTTACTCGTGGAACTCGACAGACTTGTGCGTCGCTACGTTGTGATGAGCGACTGTGCATCGGGTCTCCAAGGTGCCGACTCGGTCGTGATTCCACACGGCGACTTCATCGAAGTTCTAGGCGCAAACGCACGTGCGCGCCGGGTGGGTGGCCGCGTCCTGCTATTCGGCCGTATTGAGCCGTACAAGGGCGTAATCGACCTCATCCGTGCGGCGCGAGGAATCACGTCGCCCGACGTTGAGGTTCGCATCGTAGGGGCGGCGAACGCGACCATGCTCAAGGAGATCGACGATGAACTAAGGCTCAACGGAGATCAAGGTGCCCGCATTACTCTCGATCTCCGGACTGTCTCAGACGAAGAGATGGTGATTGAGATGACCCAGGCGGATCTCATCGCGTTGCCGTACAGAGATGCAGGAAACGGCAACTCCGGAGTGGCTATGGTTGCGCTCTCGCTTGATCGGCCCGTCCTGGTGTACCAGAGCTGCATCATGGAAAGACTGGCTGAGGAAACTGGGCCTGAATGGGTGCACCTGATGGACCAGCCGATTTCGGGGCCGCAGATCGAGAGTGCTCTGGCTCGAGTCGCAGAGCTCGATTCAGATTCCCGACCTCCACTCGTTGGTCGGGATTGGAAGTCGGTGGCATCGGCCTACGCCGACGTGTTTCGTGCGGTCGCAGGAAAGAACTAA
- a CDS encoding glycosyltransferase, with the protein MPKVSVVTGFYNRAPVLERTIRSVLDQSFQDFELIVFDDASTDDTADRLRELADEYADPRFRFVIHDQNLGFVSGLSAAIESSTGEYIAIQGSGDTSLPSRLELQVAVLDQRPRVGVVGGWYYNVQEDLGTQRLRQPDADSLTYEGLLESNMFSHGEVMIRRSTYDLVGGYRTEFKFAQDIDLWLRMSKVASFATVREPIYARHVQFDGVSYVPKKIIEQTCYSIAARRLSQMSDPDAAEALARIRISGPTAVVPADDPIVQQKVVKAVLRLAVFGSPAAAQTLADTSVTDRRTRVALTAFGRAYGSPLFRPFVPMVRRALGMGKRATV; encoded by the coding sequence ATGCCCAAAGTCTCTGTCGTCACCGGATTCTACAATCGAGCACCTGTGTTGGAGCGAACTATCCGCTCCGTGCTCGACCAGTCGTTCCAAGATTTCGAACTCATCGTGTTTGACGACGCGTCAACCGATGACACGGCCGATCGTCTCAGAGAGCTCGCAGACGAGTATGCCGATCCCCGCTTTCGTTTTGTCATCCATGATCAAAATCTCGGCTTTGTGAGCGGTCTGTCCGCCGCCATCGAGAGTTCAACCGGCGAGTACATTGCGATTCAGGGATCGGGAGACACCTCTCTGCCAAGTCGACTCGAGCTGCAGGTGGCTGTATTGGACCAGCGGCCTCGCGTCGGGGTGGTTGGAGGCTGGTACTACAACGTCCAAGAGGACCTCGGCACGCAGAGACTGCGCCAGCCTGACGCGGACTCGCTGACATACGAAGGTTTGCTCGAGAGCAACATGTTCTCCCACGGAGAAGTGATGATCCGGCGGAGCACATATGACTTGGTCGGTGGATATAGGACCGAGTTCAAGTTCGCCCAGGACATCGACCTTTGGCTCCGGATGAGCAAGGTCGCGAGCTTCGCGACCGTTCGAGAGCCAATATATGCACGGCACGTTCAGTTCGATGGCGTCTCATACGTGCCGAAGAAGATCATCGAGCAGACCTGCTATTCGATAGCGGCGCGACGTCTATCGCAAATGTCGGATCCTGACGCCGCCGAAGCGCTCGCGCGCATCCGGATCTCTGGCCCTACTGCGGTCGTCCCGGCGGACGACCCGATCGTCCAGCAAAAAGTTGTGAAAGCAGTATTGCGCCTTGCGGTCTTCGGCTCTCCAGCCGCGGCGCAGACGCTTGCAGACACAAGTGTGACCGATCGACGCACGCGGGTCGCTCTCACGGCGTTCGGACGTGCGTACGGATCACCCCTGTTCAGGCCATTCGTTCCTATGGTGCGACGCGCGCTCGGGATGGGAAAGCGCGCGACCGTGTAG
- the murB gene encoding UDP-N-acetylmuramate dehydrogenase, whose amino-acid sequence MRVHDSSGLQALLRRAHPESSRFGVRLSEVSRWQIGGPALVVVEPRSIAEAADVVALMRDRIEPMLVVGDMSNVLFDSDGFDGVIIRIGRSLSTMRALGTMVHAEAGIAIPQLARATADLGLSGLEHTVGIPGTLGGLVTMNGGSQRKGIGLSVARVTCLDRSGNVLEFTQSECQFGYRSSTLQRPDLIVAAVELQLEPRDSIEVHAEMDEVVESRRARFPEDLPNCGSTFLSDPSMYEIIGAPGKAIESVGLKGYSYGGAQVSPQHANFVVNTGGATSDDVLAVIHHIRETVHRSTGFAMDCEVRYVSPDGDVVPAHIAAEERRRVA is encoded by the coding sequence GTGCGAGTGCACGATAGCTCCGGCCTGCAGGCGTTGTTGCGGCGGGCGCACCCGGAGTCATCGCGGTTCGGGGTGCGCCTGAGCGAAGTCTCACGGTGGCAGATTGGCGGCCCGGCTCTCGTCGTAGTCGAGCCGCGGTCGATCGCTGAGGCCGCCGACGTTGTTGCACTTATGCGTGACCGAATCGAACCGATGCTCGTTGTGGGCGACATGTCCAACGTGCTTTTCGACAGCGATGGGTTCGATGGCGTCATCATCCGAATCGGGCGCTCGCTCTCGACGATGCGAGCCCTCGGCACTATGGTGCATGCGGAGGCGGGCATCGCCATCCCCCAGCTTGCACGGGCGACGGCCGATCTCGGCTTGTCGGGGCTGGAGCACACCGTCGGGATCCCTGGCACGCTGGGTGGCCTCGTGACAATGAACGGCGGGAGCCAGCGCAAGGGGATCGGCCTCAGCGTTGCGCGCGTGACGTGTCTGGACCGCTCCGGTAACGTTCTTGAGTTCACTCAAAGCGAATGCCAGTTCGGATATCGCTCGTCCACTCTGCAGCGCCCCGACCTCATCGTGGCGGCGGTCGAGCTTCAGCTCGAGCCCCGCGACTCGATCGAAGTGCACGCTGAAATGGACGAGGTCGTCGAATCGCGGCGCGCGCGCTTCCCGGAGGATCTGCCCAACTGTGGATCGACGTTCCTGTCCGACCCCAGCATGTATGAGATCATCGGCGCCCCTGGAAAAGCCATCGAGTCTGTGGGGCTCAAAGGGTACTCATACGGTGGCGCCCAGGTCTCACCGCAGCACGCCAACTTCGTCGTGAACACCGGTGGCGCGACGTCGGACGATGTGCTTGCCGTCATTCACCACATCCGTGAAACAGTGCACCGGTCGACCGGGTTCGCCATGGACTGCGAGGTCCGGTACGTCTCGCCTGACGGTGACGTCGTTCCCGCGCATATCGCCGCCGAGGAGCGGCGGCGAGTGGCGTAG